The region TGCTGAGGTTATAGGGGCGATTGTTTCATTATCAGGTGGTGCATTATTAGCAAATATTGTATCTGTTTTATTATATGTAGGAGATACACTTAAATCAAAACGATAAAATTAGGTAAAACATTGGAAAACAGTTCATTATTTATAATATTACAAAGAATGCGTATACCTTTCCTAGTAATTATTATAACATACACAATTTCAATCACAGGACTTATTTTAATAGAAGGTGTTAATCAAGATGGACAGCCTTATCACATGGGAATATTTGATGCCTTTTATTTTATCACATATACAGCTACAACTATAGGATTTGGTGAAACACCATTTGAGTTTACGTATTCTCAAAGAATATGGGTTAGTTTTTCTATTTATATAACTGTCCTTGGATGGTTTTACGGAATTGGGACTTTGGTCTCTCTTCTTCAAGATAAACTTTTTTTGCAAGAGATAGAAAGAGCAAGATTTCGTAGACAAATAAAGAATTTAAAAGAAAAGTTTATAATTATCTTAGGTTATAATCAAATTACAAGTGAAATTATTAAAAAAGCACTTGAAGATGGTATTAGAACTGTTGTAATTGAAAAAAATAGAAATAAAATAAATCATTTAATGTTAGAGAATTTTACTCCTACAATACCTGTTTTATATTCAGAAAATTATAATCTTAAGGCCTTAGAATTAGCTGGAATTAAAAAAAATCATTGTAAGGCAATAGTCTCTTTATTTGAAGATGATACTCTAAATTTAAAAATTGCATTAATTTCAAAATTATTAAATAAATATGTAAAAATAGCTGCTAAATCAACTACAATTAATCATACAGAAAATTTAAAAGATTTAAATGTTGAAATAATTGCAAATCCTTTTTCTATTATTTCTTCTGAAATTAATATGGCTTTAAGTGCTCCAAACTTATTTAAATTAGAAAAATGGCTTTATAAAATAGATGATTTAAATGCAACTCTTCCAACTTTCCCAAAGGGAAAATATATAATTTGTGGTTATGGAAGAATGGGAAAGAAAATTTATCAGAAATTAAGATCAAATAATATTGAAGCTGAACTAGTTGAAATTAATAAAAATTCAATTGGTGATTTATCCGAAGAAGAAATGTCTCATCTTACATTTGCAAATGCTGATGACAAAGAAATGCTTTTAGATATTGGGATTAAAGAATCTGTAGCCATAATAGCTGCAACAAATGATGATACCACAAATCTTTCAGTATTAGCAACTGCAAAGAAATTAAATCCCAAAATAATGACAATTATAAGAGAAAATGAAATGGAAGATTACTCCATTTTTGAAAATGCAAATATTGATCATATTTTTGTACCTTCTAAAATATTAATTAATAAAACTGCAAATGCATTAATAAATCCTCTTGCTGATAAATTTTTAAGAATAATTATAAAAAAGGATGAACAATGGGCTTCAAAACTTGTAAGAAGATTAGTTGAAGAGACAAACCATAATCCAAATATTTTTGAAATAGAAATAAATGAAAAAGAAACACCTCAAATATTTAATCATTTAGAAGAAGGAAATAGTTTACAATTAGATGTTATTGCAACATCTTTACATAATAAAGAACAGAGAAATAATGTGGTACCATTACTCTTAGAAAGGGAAGGGAATCCACTTTTACTTCCACTTTATGAACATAATTTAGAAATAGGTGATAAGCTTTTATTAGCATGTGATAATCATGCTAAAAATGATATAGAATATATTTGTCAAAATATAAATGAATTTCATTATGCATTGACAGGTGAAGAAAAACGAATAATTTTTAAAGGAAAAAACAAATGAAAATTTTAACAGGACCATGTGTTTTAGAAGATAGAGATACTGTAATGAGAATTGCAGAAAAATTAATACCATTAAGTGAAAATAAAAGAGTTGAATTTTATTTTAAAGCCTCATTTGATAAAGCAAATAGAACAAGTTTAGATTCATATAGAGGACCTGGATTAGAAGAGGGCTTAAAACTTTTCCAAGAAATAAAAGAACAATTTGGATACAAATTAGTAACAGATATTCACGAATCAACTCAAGCTGCACCAGCAGGTGAAGTATTAGATATTTTACAAATACCAGCATTTTTATGTAGACAAACTGATTTATTAGTTGCAGCTGCAAAGACAAATTGTATTATTAATATAAAAAAAGGTCAATTCTTAGCCGCAGGAAGTATGAAACATCCAGTTGACAAAGTGTTAAGAACTAGAGGAATTGATGAAGTTAATTATGAAAATTCTGATAAAAATGGTGTGTGGCTTTGTGAAAGAGGAAATGTCTTTGGATATGGTTCTTTAATAGTTGATATGAAAAATCTTATTGCTATGAGAGAGTTTGCACCAGTTATTTTTGACGCAACACACTCAGCACAAGTTCCAAGTACTGGAGGAACAACAGGTGGAAACTCTGCTATTGTTCCTTCTTTAGCAAAAGCAGCAGCAGCTGTTGGTGTTGATGGTTTCTTTTTTGAAACACATACAAACCCTGATATTGCTTTAAGTGATGGACCTAATATGGTTCAAGTAGATAAATTATATAAAGTTATTGATGATTTATTTGCTATTCAAGACGTTTTAAACTACAAATAAATAAAAGGGTGCTTTTACCCTTTTATAAACTATTAAAAACTCCATTTCCTTTAAACTAATCAAATTTTAGATATAATCGCAAAAAATAAATAAATATAATTGGGTAATTTTTTAAAATTACTAATTTTTTTGGAGAAACAAATGAATATTATTGAAGGTAACTTAAGATTAACAGGTAATGAAAAAATTGCAGTAATCAATGGTAGATTTAATCACATTATAACTGATAGATTAGTTGAAGGCGCACAAGATGCATTTAAAAGACATGGTGGGAATGAAGATAATTTAGATTTAATTTTAGTACCAGGTGCTTTTGAAATTCCTTTTGCTCTAGAAAAAGCATTAGCAAGTGGTAAATATGATGCAGTTTGTTGTGTTGGTGCTGTTATTCGTGGTGCAACTCCTCATTTTGATTACATTTCAGCAGAAGCTACAAAAGGTATTGCAACAGTTGCTTTAAAATACGGGAAACCTGTATCAAATGGTGTTTTAACAACAAATACAATTGAGCAATCAATTGAAAGAGCTGGTTCAAAAGTTGGAAACAAAGGTGCAGAAGCTATGGTTACAATTATTGAAATGTTAGACTTATATAAAGCGATGGATAAATAAATTGGCAACTAGAACACAAGCAAGAGAATCAGTAATCGGTCTTTTATACGCATATGATTTAGGTAATGAAGGTATTGTAAAATATGTTGACGATATTTTAGAAGATAAGAAAATTAGAAATAAACAAAAAGAGTTTGCATTAAATCTTTTTAATGGTGTTATTGATAATATTGAAGAAATTGATAAAGAGATTGTTTCTCACTTAAATCAAGGAACTCTAGCTGATATAGGTTCAGTTGAAAAATCAATTTTAAGACTTGCAATTTATGAAATTAAATATGAAGATCTTGAAAAAGCAATTATTATCAATGAAGCAATAGAATTATCTAAAAGATTAGCAAGTGATGGAGCTCCTAAGTTTATGAATGGACTTCTTGACAAAGTTTCAAAGGCTTAAAAAATGAGTAATGCAATGAAACTTTGCGTATCTTTAGATTTACCAAGTGCAAAAGAAAATCTTGCACTAGTAGAACAAATCAAAGATTTTGATGTTTGGTTAAAAGTAGGGTTTAGATCATATATAAGAGATGGAAAAAAGTTTTTAGAAGATATAAAAGCAATAAATCCAAAATTTAAAATATTTTTAGATCTAAAACTTTATGATATTCCAAATACAATGGCTGATGCAGCCCAAGAGATTGCAAACTTTGGTCTTGTTGATATGTGTAATGTCCATGCAAGTGCAGGAAAACGTGCAATGAGTGAAGTTATGAATAGAATTAAAGATATTCCAAATAAACCTCTTGTAATCGCTGTTACAGCCTTAACATCTTTTGATAATGATGAATTTAAAGCAGTATATAACGAAGATATAAATACAAAAGCAACTAAACTTGCAATTGATACTTTTGAATCAGGAGTTGATGGTGTAGTTTGTTCTGCTTACGAAAGCTTAGATATTAAAAATAATACTTCAAAGCAGTTTATTACTCTTTGTCCTGGTATAAGACCTTTTGGTGAGGATTCAGGTGATCAAAAAAGAGTAGCCAATCTTCCTTTTGCAAAAGAAAATTTAGTTGATTTTATAGTAGTAGGTCGTCCTATTTATAAATCTTCTAATCCAAAAGAAGTAGTAGAAAAAATATTAGCTAATATTTAAAGAAATAAGAAACCTAAGCTTTTATAGTTTGGTTTCTACCTTTTTCTTTTGCTTCATAAAGTAAAAGATCTGATCTATTTATAAAATCATCAATTGACTCATTTTTTATATATTCAGTACATCCAATACTTACAGTTATTTGAAAATCTATTTCTTTAATTTTTAAATTTCCAATTTCTTTTCTAATTCTTTCAGCAAGTATATATGCATCATCTATATTAGTATTGTATAGCAGAATTAAAAATTCTTCTCCTCCATATCTTGAGACAAGATCAGATTCTCTAACATTTTTACTTAGAACATTTGAGATTTGTTGTATTGCAATATCTCCTACTTGATGACCATATGTATCATTAACTCTTTTAAAGAAGTCAATATCAACTAATAGTAATGCTGTAGATTGATTATATCTATTTGCTATACTTAATTGTCTACTCATTTCTTTCATCATTGCACGTCTATTTAAAAGAGATGTTAAAAAATCTCTATTAGCTATTTCTTTGATTTTTTTTATTAACATTATTGTATGTGCTAATACACACACAATAATTAAACTAAATAATAAAAGCATTATCACAGGAAAAGTATTAGATAAAATGGTAATTATTACATCTTTTTTATTTTCAATATAGAGCAACTTTAAATTATCATCAAATAGATTTATAGAAAAAGTTTCCTTATTTCTTTTAAGTTTTTCATTTAATTTAAATATTTGATTACTTGCAATTATAGAATTATCTTTTTTAATTAAATATACCTTCCCTGGTAAATCAATTTTATTAAGCATTTTATTTAATATGTTAAGAGAAATATCAATTGATAAAACACCTTTAAATACATTGTCATAAAATATAGGTAAAGATAATGTTGTTAGATAACCTTTACCTGCTGCATCATTATATATTTTTGTTAATATTAACTTTTTTTTTGGATTATTTTTTGGAATTGCTTCTGTCCAAAACTCTTTTGTATAAAGATATTTTAAAAATTTCTTATCCCATACATTATTTGATGAAGCTATATATATAAAGTTTTTTACTGATGAATAATAAACCCATGGAATGCCATGTTTAGAGTTTAGAATAGTTCTAAATAATGGATTAAGATATAAAACTGAATTCAATTCTTGAATAG is a window of Poseidonibacter antarcticus DNA encoding:
- a CDS encoding potassium channel family protein — its product is MENSSLFIILQRMRIPFLVIIITYTISITGLILIEGVNQDGQPYHMGIFDAFYFITYTATTIGFGETPFEFTYSQRIWVSFSIYITVLGWFYGIGTLVSLLQDKLFLQEIERARFRRQIKNLKEKFIIILGYNQITSEIIKKALEDGIRTVVIEKNRNKINHLMLENFTPTIPVLYSENYNLKALELAGIKKNHCKAIVSLFEDDTLNLKIALISKLLNKYVKIAAKSTTINHTENLKDLNVEIIANPFSIISSEINMALSAPNLFKLEKWLYKIDDLNATLPTFPKGKYIICGYGRMGKKIYQKLRSNNIEAELVEINKNSIGDLSEEEMSHLTFANADDKEMLLDIGIKESVAIIAATNDDTTNLSVLATAKKLNPKIMTIIRENEMEDYSIFENANIDHIFVPSKILINKTANALINPLADKFLRIIIKKDEQWASKLVRRLVEETNHNPNIFEIEINEKETPQIFNHLEEGNSLQLDVIATSLHNKEQRNNVVPLLLEREGNPLLLPLYEHNLEIGDKLLLACDNHAKNDIEYICQNINEFHYALTGEEKRIIFKGKNK
- the kdsA gene encoding 3-deoxy-8-phosphooctulonate synthase, producing MKILTGPCVLEDRDTVMRIAEKLIPLSENKRVEFYFKASFDKANRTSLDSYRGPGLEEGLKLFQEIKEQFGYKLVTDIHESTQAAPAGEVLDILQIPAFLCRQTDLLVAAAKTNCIINIKKGQFLAAGSMKHPVDKVLRTRGIDEVNYENSDKNGVWLCERGNVFGYGSLIVDMKNLIAMREFAPVIFDATHSAQVPSTGGTTGGNSAIVPSLAKAAAAVGVDGFFFETHTNPDIALSDGPNMVQVDKLYKVIDDLFAIQDVLNYK
- the ribH gene encoding 6,7-dimethyl-8-ribityllumazine synthase gives rise to the protein MNIIEGNLRLTGNEKIAVINGRFNHIITDRLVEGAQDAFKRHGGNEDNLDLILVPGAFEIPFALEKALASGKYDAVCCVGAVIRGATPHFDYISAEATKGIATVALKYGKPVSNGVLTTNTIEQSIERAGSKVGNKGAEAMVTIIEMLDLYKAMDK
- the nusB gene encoding transcription antitermination factor NusB, with protein sequence MATRTQARESVIGLLYAYDLGNEGIVKYVDDILEDKKIRNKQKEFALNLFNGVIDNIEEIDKEIVSHLNQGTLADIGSVEKSILRLAIYEIKYEDLEKAIIINEAIELSKRLASDGAPKFMNGLLDKVSKA
- the pyrF gene encoding orotidine-5'-phosphate decarboxylase — encoded protein: MSNAMKLCVSLDLPSAKENLALVEQIKDFDVWLKVGFRSYIRDGKKFLEDIKAINPKFKIFLDLKLYDIPNTMADAAQEIANFGLVDMCNVHASAGKRAMSEVMNRIKDIPNKPLVIAVTALTSFDNDEFKAVYNEDINTKATKLAIDTFESGVDGVVCSAYESLDIKNNTSKQFITLCPGIRPFGEDSGDQKRVANLPFAKENLVDFIVVGRPIYKSSNPKEVVEKILANI
- a CDS encoding sensor domain-containing diguanylate cyclase gives rise to the protein MKNIFKLYNIFLLLLIIFFIGLTYIYQKEEASLRSSTLNKIKTQSEYINEYFYINKAFILSLKNTLESNLNIQDLIHPLFNNIKNKKDIGIYNIVCNDKSIKFTLNGIGSIDEIDLDTIQELNSVLYLNPLFRTILNSKHGIPWVYYSSVKNFIYIASSNNVWDKKFLKYLYTKEFWTEAIPKNNPKKKLILTKIYNDAAGKGYLTTLSLPIFYDNVFKGVLSIDISLNILNKMLNKIDLPGKVYLIKKDNSIIASNQIFKLNEKLKRNKETFSINLFDDNLKLLYIENKKDVIITILSNTFPVIMLLLFSLIIVCVLAHTIMLIKKIKEIANRDFLTSLLNRRAMMKEMSRQLSIANRYNQSTALLLVDIDFFKRVNDTYGHQVGDIAIQQISNVLSKNVRESDLVSRYGGEEFLILLYNTNIDDAYILAERIRKEIGNLKIKEIDFQITVSIGCTEYIKNESIDDFINRSDLLLYEAKEKGRNQTIKA